In Candidatus Electrothrix scaldis, the genomic window TCTTCGTCAACGCCCGCATACTCCATAGGAACAGAACATTCGTTATGGCAGAAAACCGTGCCATTGGCGGTATCAACATTGTCCGGTGTAGATACTGTGGAACAGGGTGGGGTTGTCACGTATATACCTGTTTTGCCGTGCAATGATCCGTCATTGTCATGATAGGCAGTATCGGCGGTGACCAGTTTCACCTCAACGCCCATAGCCTGCGCCACATCAACCAAAAGCGAAAGAAAATGGCTGTCATGGTGATTTGCCGGTGCAAGCAGGGAGATAATCGGAAAACTATGACCGGTTTCAGTATCAATCGCGGTTAACGTATGCAGACGATAGCCGACTACGTATACAGATTTGTCACGCTTGTTGCGTCGTTTTCCACAGTCGCTATCGAGATCACTGTAAATACGTATGTTTTGGCCATTGATATTTAGTGAAGCCAAGGGGATTTTACATTCATTGGCCAGTTCGGTAGAGTCCACTCCGTGCAGAATATGGTCACCAAGCATCCCGGACTGCAAAAAATGGTGCAAAATATACACCGTAATATTAATTTGTTGGACAAATGTAAGGGAATGACGGAATTTGCTGAGCTGAGTATGGTCAATAATTGCTTTTTCACGCAATGACAATCCGATAAAGGCGCGGTTCTGTTTGCGGTCAAGGCCGAGGTATTCTTTATCACAGAATTTTCGGTAGCTTATTTCTGGATACTTGATCGTCTTGAGCAGTTCGGCACGAAACATGTTGTGAGGAAATAAGTCCCGCATAGCAGGACTATAGCCCTCATAAGCTAACAGGCGATTGATAATTTCGTTGTCAAGCAGCTGGTCGATAAACCGGAGTTCTTCATCTTTGATATATTTGGCGAAACGACTTTTTCCGCAAAGCTTCATGATATTGTTATTTTTTGATTCATTGACAATATCAGCCATCTGGTCAAGGCTGATAATGCCTTTTGTCTGAACCTGTTGCTCCACGCCGAGCAGCTCATCCGACGAGGCTGAAATCTCCTGTTTAAAATCATACTCGCCTGCGACCTGCGCAAGAACTTTTCGAGAGATTTCTTTTTTGGTTTTTCGATTCAGACGGTTCCAATTGGGATAGTTTTTCTTGAGCTCTTTTTGTACGATACGTTTGATATTTTTATTATGCATAACACTTGAAATGAGCAAGCGATTTAATATTATTGAATTTTTTTTATTATACAGGCTTTTTTTAGCTTAAGCAACTGTTTTTGTGCAATATTGAGATGATCTTTTCAACACCCTTAATAAGGAAAAAATGGGGATATAATAAGAAGACACCTTTCCCCCTTCATGCAGAAATTTCTTACTGCCCCAAGAAAAAAAAATATACTGAATCCTCCCATAACGCCTCTAGCATGCTTATTCTTTCCCAAAAAGTCTCCAAAAAAACGGCTTCAGGTCAGCATGCGAATCACTTGCAAAGAAATGTTTGAAAAGAATTCCTGATTATGGGATGATAGAAGAAATTTACTCATAGCAGAATACACCTACTCATATGTAGTTTAAATTGCGAAACTTCAAATGCCTCAACAAAAAAAAAACGCCCCAGCCACGCCAAAAGCACCGGCCAAACATTTTACCTTTCACCTCACCCTGAGCGGTGTCGCGGGGATAACTCTGGCTGCCTTTTGTCTCTTCCTCTGGATGTTCTTTCTGGGAATGTGGGCAGGCAAGACTATTATATCGCCCTGCCCCTCTGCGCTTGTAGAAGAGCAAGCATATCAACAGCCTCCAACACCTGGGACTCTCGATCTTTCTCCTGATGAGCACACAGCAATCTGTGTTCAACCCAGAGAGCGCAAGAAACGTATTTCTCCTCAAGTCCCCTCTCTGTATCAAGGGCCATAGCTACTCCAGACCCAAAAGACACATCGTAATGATATAAAAAGAAAAAAATATGCCTCCTTGACCAAAAGCAACGAAAGGGGTACTTTGATAAAATTTTGAATATTTCGCCAGACCATAAAAATACATTCTCTTGCTCTGTTAAGAGAAGGAGGTTCCTCGGGACTTTATATAATGATAGCGCATACAACAGCTTGTACATGTAAAACCGCAACGGGCCAAAGAAACCTTCCGATTCGTCCGGCCCGGATGAGCGATGTCAAAGAGATACATAGCCTCTTACAGCGTTTTGCTGCCAAGGGCCTGCTCTTAGGGCGCTCTATCAGTTCGCTCTATGATCAATTACGTGATTTTGTTGTTTTTGACGATAACGGTATCCAGGGCGTTTGCTCGCTTCACATCTGCTGGGAGAATCTGGCTGAGATACGCTCACTGGCTGTTGCCGAACAATATCACGGCAAAGGGATAGGTCGACAACTGGTATATTCCTGTCTTGACGAAGCAAGGAGCCTTGAGATTGCTCAGGTCTTCACTTTGACATATCAGGCTGCTTTTTTTAACAAACTTAATTTTCATCCTATAGAAAAAAACGACCTGCCCCATAAAATATGGAGCGATTGCCTCCAATGCCCAAAATTTCCCGACTGTGATGAAGAAGCACTGATCTGGACAGCAGAAAAAAAGTAGGGGCAAGGGCAGGTCCCTGGGCCTGCCCGCCTAACCAGCCATCGGCCAACCCGATATAACGGGATGTTCAGGGCAAACATAGGGATTCGCCCCTCCCCCTACATACACTAAGAACACGGGTCATCCTCATTGACCTGAAAAAAGAAGAGAAAGAGAACCGCCTGGTTCTGCTTGCGGAGAGAGAGAATGATAGGCAAAGCGTTAACTAAAGTATTCGGCAGCAAGAATGATCGTGAGATCAAGGTATTGCGCAAGATAGTCGCTCAGATCAATGCGCTGGAATCCTCGATAGAGCCGCTCAGCGACATACAGCTCCAGGAGAAAACCACGGAGTTCAAAAAGCGTTATGCGGACGGAGAAACTCTGGACGAACTTCTGCCCGAGGCCTTTGCCGTCTGCCGTGAGGCAGCCAAGCGAGTCCTGGGTGAACGGCATTACGATGTCCAGCTTATCGGCGGTATCGTCCTCCATCAGGGCAAGATCTCGGAAATGAAAACCGGTGAGGGGAAGACCCTGACCTCTACCTCTCCGGTCTACCTTAATGCCCTGAGCGGGAAAGGTGTCCATGTAGTCACGGTCAATGACTATCTGGCAAGCCGTGACGTAGAATGGATGGGTAAGCTCTACCATTTTCTCGGTCTGACCACCGGGGCTATTGTCCACGACATGGACGATACTGCCCGCAGAGAGGCTTATGCCGCAGATGTCACCTATGGAACCAACAACGAGTTCGGCTTTGATTATCTCCGTGATAATATGAAGTTCAGTGTCGAAGATTTCTGTCAGCGCGGTTTTAATTTCGCCATCGTCGATGAGGTGGACTCCATCCTGATTGATGAGGCCCGAACCCCACTGATCATCTCCGGTCCGGCAGATATGTCCACAGATCTGTATATCAAGGTGGACCGGATCATGAAAAACTTCAAAGAGGATGAACATTACACCAAGGATGAAAAAGCCCGTCAGGTACTACTCACCGACGAAGGCGTTATACTCGCTGAAGAACTCCTCGAAGTAGACAACCTCTATGATCCCGGCAATATCAACCAACTGCATCATGTAAATCAGGCACTCAAGGCCCATGTCCTGTTTAAGCGGGATGTGGATTATATCGTTAAAAACGGCGAAGTTATCATTGTTGACGAGTTCACCGGTCGAACGATGGAGGGACGACGCTACTCCGATGGCCTGCACCAGGCCTTAGAGGCCAAGGAAGGGGTAAAAATTGAGAAGGAAAACCAGACCCTGGCTTCCATCACCTTCCAGAACTATTTCCGTATGTACGATAAGCTGGCTGGCATGACCGGTACAGCAGACACAGAGGCCCCTGAATTTAAAAAGATCTACGACCTGGATGTTGTTATTATCCCCACCAACAGGGATATGGCACGCAAGGATTATGCAGATGTTATCTACAAAAATCAGGCTGCCAAGTATAGGGCTATTACCCGTGAGATCAAAGACCTGCACAAAAAAGGCCAGCCCGTGCTGGTAGGTACGATCTCTATTGATGTCTCGGAAAAAATCTCCAAGATGCTCCAAAAAGAGCGCATTCCCCATGAGGTTCTGAACGCCAAACACCATGAACGTGAGGCGGAAATTATTGCCGAGGCTGGTCAGCAGGGCAAAATCACCATTGCCACCAATATGGCTGGTCGAGGTACGGACATTAAACTGGGCGAAGGTGTACGCGAACTGGGTGGTCTGCACATCCTCGGTACCAGTCGTCATGAATCCCGCCGTATTGATAACCAGCTGCGCGGTCGTTCCGGTCGCCAGGGAGATCCCGGTTCTTCTCGTTTTTTCCTTTCCCTGGAAGATGACCTCCTGCGCATCTTCGGCTCAGGAAAGCTCAGTACCATCATGGACAAACTGGGCATGGAAGAAGACGAGCCCATTGAACACAGCATGATCTCTAAGGCCATCGAGAATGCCCAGCGCAAGGTGGAAGGCCACAACTTTGATATCCGTAAGCATCTGCTGGAATATGACGATGTCATGAACAAGCAGCGTGAAGTCATCTACAGCCAACGCCGCAAAGTTCTGGAGAGTGAGGATGTCCAGGAAACTATTAAGGACATGATGCAGGATTTGGTCGAAGGTATTGTCGCTGAAACTGCCCAGGGCCGGAAACATCCTGAGGAGTGGGAATGGGATGCCCTCAATGATCGGGTGGAAGAACTGTTCAATATCAAACCCGGTTGGATGGATCTGGATCCTGCTGAAGCGACTGCCGAGTCCTTACAGGAAAAATTACAGGCAGCGGTTGAACAAGCCTATGCAGCCCAAGATGAACGTAACCGAGCCGAACAGATGCGCCAGATTGAGCGTATGATTCTTCTTCAGATGGTGGATACCCTGTGGAAGGAGCATCTGCTCAACATGGATCACCTGAAAGAGGGTATTGGTCTTCGCGGCTATGGACAAAAAAACCCGCTGGATGAGTACAAGAAAGAGGGGTATGACCTCTTTCAGTCTATGATTGGTACTGTCCAGGAGCAGACTGTCACCACAGTAATGCATATCCGAATTCTCCAAAGCGAGGAAGTGGATCGTTTTGAAGAGGAGCAGCGCCGCAAGCAGGAAGAAGAGCTGGAGCAAGCAAGACTTTCTGCAAGTGCCTCTTCCTCCGGCGACGAAGGCCCCAAGACAGTCCGTCGGGACGAAGAAAAGGTCGGCAGAAACGCGCCCTGTCCCTGCGGTTCCGGGCAGAAATATAAGAAATGCTGCGGAAGACTGAGCTAAACGAAAAAGAGAGGGGCCTCCCTCTCTTTTCATAATGAAAGCCACAGATCCGAGAAAAACCACCGGTCGTGCTGGTGAGGATGCTGCTGTCCGGTATCTGGAGAAGATGGGCTACACCATCCTGGAGCGTAATTATCGCCTACGGATAGGTGAAGTTGACATCATTGCCCGAGATAAAGAGTATCTGGTCTTTATTGAGGTGAAGACTCGCCGGAGCAAAACCTTTGGCAGCCCCTTTGATGCCGTGGACAACCGCAAGCAGCAACAAATCATCCAAGTTGCTTCGGCCTATGTTCGGGGAAAGGAGGTTCCTGTTCGTTTTGATGTGGTTGCTGTGCATCTGAGCGGGCAGGATATTCGTGTGGAGGTTCTGAAGAACGCCTTTTCCTGTTGACACGCCGGAGAGAACCTCCAACAGAAGAAGCTCATCTCCTTAATGGGCAGGTGGGTAGTATGCCTTCTTCTCCTGGTCTTCCGGGAGGTTTTCGCCTTTATCCTCTGCCAGTACTTGCCGCAATGAGTGCAATTCTATATCAGAAGTCTTGAATACAACAAGATCCTCTTCCATCTCAAAAATATTACTATCGAGAAACTCCTTCCCCAGCATAACCGGATTAACCGCCTTACTGTACAATGCAGCCTGGAGAAAAAAGAAACTATCCAGTTTCATAGAAAAAAACTCAATAGCCACCCCATGATCGGTAATTCTGGCAATATAGCCAACAGCCTGAACAGCATCTTCCTCAAAAAGAAAGGACTGCTTGAGACTGATCACACAGATATCGCCGATTAACTGCTCAAATTCCCCCTCAATAAATAATCCGCTCAAACTGACATTATCAACAAAGCGTTTGTACTCTGCCACGCCAAAATCAAGCCGGGCCGCCCATTGCATGTTAATTCGTGAAAACCTGCGCCTATCCCTCTCATCCATAACAACCACCTCGTATTTTCTTGGTCCACCACCCCCCCTTAAAGAAAATGTTCTATTTGTCAGGATCGTACTGAAGAGAAACATTATCATCATCCATTAGACAGTACTTCAGACATGCATGTCAAGGTGCTTCCCAGGTGCGATGAAAAGTGCGTTTTCAAGGCGTCCCCGGTGCCTGTCTGCCCATGCTTCTATTAACAGCCCCTTGGGCCTGACACAGATCAACAGGCATCTTCGGCATGCACACGAAACCGTGCAATTGTGACATATCTGACCCTGGTCAGGATCAGACGCTGACACTCGTCAGGATCGAACGCTGACACTCGTCAGGATCGAACGCTGACACTCGTCAGGATCGAACGCTGACACTCGTCAGGATCAGACGCTGACACTCGTCAGGATCGAACGCTGACACTCGTCAGGATCGAACGCTGACACTCGTCAGGATTGGACGATGAGTATACTGAGGAGTTGATCGTGCGGATGGATATTGGAATAGGTATTGGGATAATAGAGATGCACTGCTAAGGAAACCACATTTTTCATCGCACCAGTGTTTCCCTTCTCTCGTTGCCCAGTGCATGGAGATTCTCCTTAACTCCAGATAATTCCTTGACAAAAACAACAACTCTCTTTAGGATGGCTTTTGATAACTACTCTCCGTAAAGTAGGTATTTCTCGCAGCTCACCATCCATTCAACTTACATGATAACAGAATGTTATGAAACCTATTGCTGTGACTATGGGATGTCCTGTCGGGGTTGGGCCGGAGATCCTTCTTCATTTCTTTGAGACCCTTGAGAGCAAGACTGCATTTCCGCCTGTGGTGCTGGGGGATTATGCCGTACTTTCGCGCACAGCAGAGCAGCTTCGCCTCCAGGTGGAACCTGTTCACTGGGACCTGGGAAATACTATTCAACCAGGAACCGTGCCGGTCATGCCGCTTTCACAACTGGACGCAAACACACTTCTGTGGGGGAAACCAACGCAGGAGACCTCAATTGCGATGGCAGACTATATACGCGCAGCTGTCCACCATACCCAGCGGGGGGATTTCGCGGCTATGGTCACCTGCCCCATCTCCAAAAAAGCGCTGAATAATGCAGGCGTCCATTTTCCGGGACACACGGAAATGCTGGCCCATCTTACCGACACTGGCCATTACCGTATGATGCTGGCTGGCTCCCGCTTACGGGTGGTCCTGGTGACCATTCACGAACCCCTGGCTAAGATTTCTGAGCTCTTAACCATCTCGGGAATTCAGGATTGTATCAGGATGACAGCCAGGTCCCTGCGAAAAGACTTTTCCATCAACTCCCCCAGGATAGCAGTAGCGGCCCTGAATCCACACGCAGGTGAACAGGGTATGTTCGGGCGGGAGGAAATAGAGTTGATCCAACCGGCGCTGGACCGGTATGATTCCCAGGATTGCCCGGCAGAGCTCAGCGGTCCCTGGCCACCAGACACTATATTTTACAGAGCTGCCAACGGAGAATTTGATGCAGTGGTTTGTATGTACCACGATCAGGGCTTGATCCCCTTTAAGCTGCTCCATTTTCAGGATGGGGTAAATGTCACTTTGGGCCTGCCCATAGTCCGCACCTCAGTGGACCACGGCACAGCCTATGATATTGCAGGTCAGGGAATAGCAGATCCGAGCAGCTTACGGGCAGCTTGGCGTATGGCAGCGGAAATCGCCAAAAATAGAACAGGAGTACACAGGCATGGAAAGCGGTATGCTGGTTGCCTTTGAGGGAATTGACGGAACCGGAAAATCAACCCAGTTGCAGGGCTTGGCCACGTTTCTCAGGGAACAGGGCTTCCCGGTGATAACCACCTACGAACCCACAGACAGCAGATACGGTCGCAAAATAAGGGAATTATATAAAGATAGGAGTAGCTGCACCCTGGAGGAGGAACTCCGGCTCTTTATTGAGGACCGCCGCCTTCATGTGGATGAACTGATCAAGCCGGGCTTGGCTGCCGGAAATATCATCCTGACGGATCGATATTATTATTCCACAGCAGCCTACCAAGGAGCCGCAGGGATGGACCCCAGCGATATCTTTGCCCGCAACAGTTTTGCTCCGATGCCAAATTTGGTCCTTCTTCTGACTATGGACCCGGAAATTTCCATTGCCCGTATCCAGGAAGGACGTGGTGAAGAGCTTAATGATTTTGAACAGCTGGACCAACTTCGCAAGGTTGCAGATCATTTTGCCTCCTTTACGGATCCCTGCATAGTCCGCATTGATGCGGCCCAAGCACCGGATCAGGTCCAGGAGGATATTCGCAAGACCGTGCAGAAACGACTTCTCTGAGGTCTTCCATCCTGCTTATTCGCCGATTATCTTGACCAGCACCCGCTTTCTGCGTCGTCCATCAAATTCGCCGTAAAAGATCTGTTCCCAGGTGCCGAAATGAAGTTTACCTTCGGTGACAGCCACAACCACCTCACGCCCCATAACCTGTCGTTTCATATGAGCATCAGCATTATCCTCATAGCCATTGTGGCGATACTGAGAAACCGGGGCATGGGGAGCTAGTTTTTCCAGCCAAACCTCGTAGTCATGATGGAGGCCGGACTCATCATCATTGATAAAGACCGAGGCCGTAATATGCATAGCATTGACCAAACAAAGCCCTTCCTGAATACCTGATTCTGCCAGACAGGCCTCCACATCAGGGGTGATATTGATGAATTCCCGACGGGTTTTAACCTCAAACCAAAGTTCTTTATGATAACTCTTCATCTTATTATGCTCTCTTTTTTTCAAAAAATTATTTGATGGATCAACTCGTATGCCCTAGGCAATAACGTAAAAATTGAAAAAAATCAACAGAGCCCTCTCCCTCAACCTATTTTGCTCTTGACCAGACCCCGGCATTAGGTTACAGACATGCCCTACATGTAACAAACTGTTTTGAAATAAAAATATACATAATTACCATTCTCACATAACACAAGGAGCCCTTCTATGAATCTCATGTGCCCTGTATCCTTCAAGCAGATCAATGAAAAGGCCGTACGGGTCAACGCAGCCCTGGCATTCCTCTCTATCCTGCTTTTTTTGTTGACTCCCTGGAAATGGATTATCCTGATTGTCGGGGTAGATTTTTTTATCCGTGGCTTTCTCAACCCTCAGTACAGCCTGTTTGCCAATATCAGCAAGGGTATTCTCAGTATCCTCGCAATCAAACCGGTCATGGTCGATGCTTGTCCCAAAATTTTTGCAGCAAAAATAGGTTTTCTCTTCTGCTGCCTGCTCACAGCCTCGTGGATATTTGCTCTGGAGCGCACTGCCCTGATCGCCGGAGCAATCTTTATGACCTGCGCAGCCTTGGAGGCTCTATTCCGTTTTTGCGTGGCCTGCCAAATTTACCCACTGATTTACAGTGCAAAAAGCATGAAGGCGGAGCAAAAAAGATAGGAGTTTTCCTAAAAAATACACTGGACAGCTCTGAGGGGTATTACATTCACTCAATCCTGCGGAAAAGAGTTGACGCACCTCATCTGAAATGGTAAATAGACGCTGTAAGAAAAAGACGATATCGGAACGTAGCGCAGCCTGGTAGCGCACCTGAATGGGGTTCAGGGGGTCGGAGGTTCAAATCCTCTCGTTCCGACCAGTAATATGAAGGAGTTAGACGGAAACGTTTAACTCCTTTTTTGTTGCAAAGTGATTGCAAAAACATCCTGCCTCCGCACACGGCCTGCCTTTTAAAAATTCTACCGATTGAGCCGCTTCTCTACAGCACAACCAATATCTCTTCTGACTCGCAAGCCTTTATATAAAAATCACATGTGCGGCATATCGCGATATGCTCATCAAAAGATTTTGCCTCTTCCCCTCTGCAAGAAAACGCACCATGAAAAACCCAACAGCAACGTCCTCCGTTTATCCCACTATGAATACCGTCTAACTCATTATGAGTTGAGACAGGACATACTCCGAGTTCAGAGGAATTTATTCCCCCAGGTTCCCGACCGCAATTCTTAAATTCCCAACAATTGATTTCAGCATCTTGCATGATAGGGTATCACAAAGCAATAATCACAACGAACATATTCTCAGGGCCATAAACAAGGGAAGGCAGCTGAGAACTACATCCACACATCTCAGCCGCCTTCTATATAATACCTAAATCCTGCAATTAGTTGAAAGGGTATCGTAAAAATAGTATAATCCTCAATATGTTAAAGGTAAAATTACTACAGAAGAGGGTCACTATTTTTATGAAGTCTAAACAGAATAAACGATCTGCCCGAGTCTCGCCCAAAAAAATACAAATTAATAAAGGAGCAAAAGGGGTTACAGCACAGGCAGGCTTGATTCCTGCCGTAAAGTTCCTGCAAAAACATAATGTTGGCCAGCTTATCCAGGAAACTTTAGAACATCAACGCGGAGCCACCGCCACTTATGATGCAGTTGATATAATATTTCTCCCTTTGATAGCTATTATCGGCGGAGCTCGTTCTATCAGCAATATTGCAACAGTCTGGGCAGATAGCGTACTTTGCCGGATAGCAGGATGGCGGTTAATCCCGGACGAAACAACCTTTGGCCGCCTTTTTCGAACATTCAGCTATCGTCATATCAATAACCTGGAAGTTCTTAATCATCGGTTGCGTGCTCGCATGTGGCGTAAGGGATTGCGATCCGGGAAAAGTAAAGTCGGTGCAGCCCACTGTCTGGTTGTTGATGTGGATTCCACAGAAAAGACGGTATACGGTTCTCAGCAAGGAGCGGCCAAAGGGTTTAATCCACATAAACGCGGTGCAAAATCGTATCATCCTCTGCTTGCATTTTGCGCTGAAAGCAAAGAGATATTGCAAGGGTGGCTTCGATGCGGCAATGCCTATACAAGTAATGGTATTGTCGAGTTTACCAAGCAACTTCTGGCACACCTTCCCAATGGAACCCGGATTTTGTTCAGGGGCGACAGCGGTTTTTTTGTTGGTGCCCTGCTTGATCTTTTGGATCAGTATGGTCATAGTTACCTGATCAAGGTTAAGCTCAAGGGGCTGGTCACCCTTCTGTCCAAACAATCCTGGGAGCCGGTCCCCGGGCAGGCCGGTTGGGAACAATGTATCTTTTTTCATAAATGTACGACCTGGTCTTCGACCCGACTCTTTGTTGCGGTCCGCAGAGAGAAACCGGCTGACCCGGCAAAACCAGCGACCCTGTTTGAGATGAAGGAGTTCGATTACTTCTGTTATGTGGTCAGTGAGATTGCTGATCCATGGCAGGTCCACAAACGATACGGCCAACGAGCAACTTGTGAAACCTGGATTGAGGAAGCAAAAAACCAGACTGCGTTGGTACATATCAAGACAGAAGATTTCTGGGCAAATAGTGTGTTGTTTCAAACTGCTATTCTGGCATACAACACGATACGATGGATGGCTTTATTGAGCGGTAATGCTGTATTACGTCGCTGGGAGCCAGGTACAATTCGTACATTTCTCGTTCGGGTGGCTGGGAAGTATACTACTGGTGGACGGCAGCAAAAGCTATTTGTTCCCGAACGAATGCTGTATTCCACTCAGTGGGATGACTGGGTGGCGGTGGGGCTGTACTGACCAGCACTACTACCTCTTTTTTTGAAATATTTTTTTCCATCAACAGGATTAGTGCGTCTTGTGGGGCAAAATATTCTACTTGATCAGCCTTAAAGAGGCATCTGCTTATCTGGAAACAGCACTTTTCGGTGTTTTTTACTATCAACTGATAACTATTTTCAGAATTTTTGGTTTTCTACAACACCAAATGGTTAGTCATTTGAGCCAAAAAGATCAATTGCAGGATTTAGGTAATAAAACCAACTCTCATATTTTAACAATGCATTAACAGTGCCATTATCCTCACTTCGAGTAATATAAATCAATTTTTATCTACTCGCTGATAAAAATTGGGAAGTTATACCAAACAATATTAATGCTTATTCCCAAGCGATATAAAACAATGAAAAATCATGGGGAATAATTACCTACTAACAAATACAATATGGGAAAATATCACTCAACAAAGAACAAGAAAGATACGATACTAAGCTCTCCCTCTTGATCCCAAACAGCACGGACTGGCGGCAAATTACAACGACTAAAGGGAACCAGGAATCATACTTTATCTGCTGCAAAATAGTTCGGTCTTGTATGAAATCAGGGCAGCAGGGAGAACCCTCAGCTCATCCCTTCCTCAATGGAAAAGATTCGTCTGCAACTGGGAACAATGGCACCCCATGTTGAAAAAAATCGTCAGCTTTGATTTTCATTTTATGGATCCCAATGACGCCTATGTCTTCGCCCCACTCTTAGACGGCACAGCAGAAAAAGACAGTGCCATACGACAGGTATTATATGACGACTAAGCTTATTGGAAGGAGTGGAAAACGCAGCAAGGAAATGCCCCGCCTTGCCGGGCATTATTAGTCTACTCTTGTTAAATTGACGTGAGACAATGAGAGGCAAACGAGCTAGCAACCAAGCAATACAGGTTGGATAAAAAAAGGTATCCAACCTGTGCAGAAAAAGCTATAATAGAATAATATTCCGTAAAAATTTATCAATCATACTGAGGTTATTCTATGCTGCGTCAACCCGCAGTTGCTGACAGATTTTACAATGGTACCCCGACCGGACTCCATCATGCTCTGAGCAACCTGATCCCTGCCAAATCAGACAAGATCACAGCCAAGGCTGTACTTGCTCCCCATGCGGGTTATGTCTACTCAGGAGGGGTAGCAGGTGAGACCTTTTCCCAAATCAATATACCTGAAACCGTAATTCTTTTAGGGCCAAATCATCACGGTCATGGTATGCCTCTTGCTGTAGGGACTCAAGACTGGGAAATGCCTTTGGGACAGGTGCCTCTGGCACAAGAGCTAGCTCAAAACCTCCTCAGCTCCTCAGCTCTGTTCACGGCGGACGATAAAGCCCATCGAGACGAACATTCCCTGGAGGTACAGATTCCCTTTCTTCAGTATTTGCAAAAGGATCTCCAGATACTGCCAATAGTGGCTTCCTGGCTTTCACTTCGGCAATGCCATGAGGCGGCCACTGAGCTTGCCCGAGCGCTCCGTTCTCTCAAACGCCCTGCCCTGCTGGTCGCCAGTACAGATATGACCCATTATCTCTCCCGGTCCCAGGCATCGGAGCAGGACCACCTTGCCCTGGAACATATCCTGAAGCTTGATGCGGATGGCCTCTATGACACGGTATGCTCCCGCCGGATTTCCATGTGCGGCATCATTTCCACCACTATTGCCTTGCTCACCGTGGTCGCATTAGGGGCTGAGCAGGCTGAGCTTGTCCGGTACACTGACTCCGGGGAAGTCAGCGGGGATACCGAGCAGGTCGTGGGCTATGCCGGGGTGGTTATTCGCTGAAAGATAAAAGCGCAAAAAAAAACTCACCTTCCATCCCGCACCAGCCGAACCGCAATCGAACCACCGCTGGAACTGATATTCACGTTACGTTTATTATTACCTGCTTTCCCTTCCAGGAAGGATA contains:
- a CDS encoding N-acetyltransferase → MIAHTTACTCKTATGQRNLPIRPARMSDVKEIHSLLQRFAAKGLLLGRSISSLYDQLRDFVVFDDNGIQGVCSLHICWENLAEIRSLAVAEQYHGKGIGRQLVYSCLDEARSLEIAQVFTLTYQAAFFNKLNFHPIEKNDLPHKIWSDCLQCPKFPDCDEEALIWTAEKK
- a CDS encoding transposase, giving the protein MHNKNIKRIVQKELKKNYPNWNRLNRKTKKEISRKVLAQVAGEYDFKQEISASSDELLGVEQQVQTKGIISLDQMADIVNESKNNNIMKLCGKSRFAKYIKDEELRFIDQLLDNEIINRLLAYEGYSPAMRDLFPHNMFRAELLKTIKYPEISYRKFCDKEYLGLDRKQNRAFIGLSLREKAIIDHTQLSKFRHSLTFVQQINITVYILHHFLQSGMLGDHILHGVDSTELANECKIPLASLNINGQNIRIYSDLDSDCGKRRNKRDKSVYVVGYRLHTLTAIDTETGHSFPIISLLAPANHHDSHFLSLLVDVAQAMGVEVKLVTADTAYHDNDGSLHGKTGIYVTTPPCSTVSTPDNVDTANGTVFCHNECSVPMEYAGVDEDHHEYKCAANTGECLLKGSCPQCRSISLDRGFFQRIPYHVEQIREAHDIRKNCERPFNLLKHQTGLETVRVRGQSAITVRCTFSSISLLLLKMAGTRKKRTC
- the secA gene encoding preprotein translocase subunit SecA is translated as MIGKALTKVFGSKNDREIKVLRKIVAQINALESSIEPLSDIQLQEKTTEFKKRYADGETLDELLPEAFAVCREAAKRVLGERHYDVQLIGGIVLHQGKISEMKTGEGKTLTSTSPVYLNALSGKGVHVVTVNDYLASRDVEWMGKLYHFLGLTTGAIVHDMDDTARREAYAADVTYGTNNEFGFDYLRDNMKFSVEDFCQRGFNFAIVDEVDSILIDEARTPLIISGPADMSTDLYIKVDRIMKNFKEDEHYTKDEKARQVLLTDEGVILAEELLEVDNLYDPGNINQLHHVNQALKAHVLFKRDVDYIVKNGEVIIVDEFTGRTMEGRRYSDGLHQALEAKEGVKIEKENQTLASITFQNYFRMYDKLAGMTGTADTEAPEFKKIYDLDVVIIPTNRDMARKDYADVIYKNQAAKYRAITREIKDLHKKGQPVLVGTISIDVSEKISKMLQKERIPHEVLNAKHHEREAEIIAEAGQQGKITIATNMAGRGTDIKLGEGVRELGGLHILGTSRHESRRIDNQLRGRSGRQGDPGSSRFFLSLEDDLLRIFGSGKLSTIMDKLGMEEDEPIEHSMISKAIENAQRKVEGHNFDIRKHLLEYDDVMNKQREVIYSQRRKVLESEDVQETIKDMMQDLVEGIVAETAQGRKHPEEWEWDALNDRVEELFNIKPGWMDLDPAEATAESLQEKLQAAVEQAYAAQDERNRAEQMRQIERMILLQMVDTLWKEHLLNMDHLKEGIGLRGYGQKNPLDEYKKEGYDLFQSMIGTVQEQTVTTVMHIRILQSEEVDRFEEEQRRKQEEELEQARLSASASSSGDEGPKTVRRDEEKVGRNAPCPCGSGQKYKKCCGRLS
- a CDS encoding PilZ domain-containing protein; this encodes MDERDRRRFSRINMQWAARLDFGVAEYKRFVDNVSLSGLFIEGEFEQLIGDICVISLKQSFLFEEDAVQAVGYIARITDHGVAIEFFSMKLDSFFFLQAALYSKAVNPVMLGKEFLDSNIFEMEEDLVVFKTSDIELHSLRQVLAEDKGENLPEDQEKKAYYPPAH
- a CDS encoding YraN family protein, which translates into the protein MKATDPRKTTGRAGEDAAVRYLEKMGYTILERNYRLRIGEVDIIARDKEYLVFIEVKTRRSKTFGSPFDAVDNRKQQQIIQVASAYVRGKEVPVRFDVVAVHLSGQDIRVEVLKNAFSC